In a genomic window of Helianthus annuus cultivar XRQ/B chromosome 10, HanXRQr2.0-SUNRISE, whole genome shotgun sequence:
- the LOC110881935 gene encoding UDP-glycosyltransferase 84B1: protein MNSSCEQKQNINVLLVTLSAQGHLNPILKLGKILVNKGLHVTLATTNSALKNMSSAPKCIGGVYHEFFSDGLPIDYDREANMDYYMDTLSKFGPVNLLALIKSHPRKFACVVHTPVVTWVSDVAAEINIPNAMLWIQPCTLYQIYHRYYNGLDEFPTDTNPNMNVKLPGLPVFHADELPSFVLPSNRFRSLDSILKQVFHNMHKVKWVLGNSFMELEKDVIMSLNNGGCVFWPVGPLVPATLMGKEVDVGFDLFKSNEDSNCMEWLNKQKPSSVVYISFGTFLFLTEKDIKNIASGLKTTKRPFLWVIRVPENQELPKHGFLEEIKEQGLIVSWCPQTQVLSHPAVGCFLSHCGWNSLLESVVAGVPVIACPQWTDQPTNAKLVTDVWGVGVKVKKSLDGVVSGEEVGRCVEEVMSGLKSEVIRKNALELKAAARVALRDGGSSDNNIRMFVDEVVSSCSCTEHK, encoded by the coding sequence ATGAATTCTTCTTGTgaacaaaaacaaaacataaatgtTCTTTTAGTTACTCTTTCAGCTCAAGGTCACCTTAACCCCATCCTAAAACTAGGCAAAATTCTTGTTAATAAAGGCCTCCATGTCACTCTTGCAACCACCAACTCTGCCCTCAAAAACATGTCCTCTGCCCCGAAATGCATCGGCGGCGTCTACCATGAGTTCTTCTCCGATGGTCTACCTATCGACTACGACCGAGAGGCAAATATGGATTACTACATGGACACACTAAGCAAGTTTGGACCCGTTAATCTCTTGGCCTTGATTAAATCCCATCCAAGAAAATTTGCATGCGTCGTCCATACACCTGTTGTGACGTGGGTATCTGATGTGGCAGCTGAAATTAATATTCCCAACGCCATGCTATGGATCCAACCATGCACTCTCTACCAAATATACCATCGTTATTACAACGGCCTCGACGAATTCCCAACAGACACTAACCCTAATATGAACGTTAAGCTGCCCGGATTGCCCGTTTTTCATGCGGATGAGTTACCCTCGTTTGTTCTTCCATCAAACAGGTTCCGTAGCCTTGATAGTATACTAAAACAAGTGTTTCATAACATGCACAAGGTGAAGTGGGTGCTGGGGAACTCGTTCATGGAGCTCGAGAAAGATGTGATCATGTCGTTGAATAACGGTGGCTGTGTGTTTTGGCCCGTAGGACCATTAGTTCCGGCAACCCTTATGGGCAAAGAAGTAGATGTCGGTTTCGATCTTTTCAAATCGAATGAAGATAGTAATTGTATGGAATGGCTAAACAAACAAAAACCCTCTTCAGTTGTTTACATCTCATTCGGGACATTCTTGTTTTTGACCGAAAAAGATATAAAGAACATAGCATCCGGTCTTAAAACCACAAAACGACCGTTTCTATGGGTGATAAGAGTGCCGGAAAATCAAGAACTACCCAAACATGGGTTCTTGGAGGAGATTAAGGAACAAGGTTTGATTGTAAGTTGGTGCCCACAAACACAAGTGTTATCACATCCAGCAGTTGGGTGTTTCTTGAGTCACTGTGGGTGGAACTCGTTGCTCGAAAGCGTGGTCGCGGGTGTGCCGGTTATTGCTTGTCCGCAGTGGACGGATCAGCCGACGAATGCTAAGCTGGTGACGGATGTTTGGGGTGTTGGTGTGAAGGTGAAGAAGAGTTTAGATGGTGTTGTTAGTGGGGAGGAAGTGGGAAGATGTGTGGAGGAGGTTATGAGTGGGTTGAAATCGGAAGTGATCAGGAAGAATGCGTTGGAGTTGAAAGCGGCGGCGCGTGTGGCGTTGAGGGATGGTGGTTCATCGGATAATAATATTCGGATGTTTGTGGATGAAGTTGTTTCTTCTTGTTCATGTACGGAGCACAAATAA